In one Pseudomonas sp. MM211 genomic region, the following are encoded:
- a CDS encoding type III PLP-dependent enzyme, whose product MSIKVEDYYPRETFNRMKNFADQHETPFVVIDTAIIKQAYDDLRAGFEFAKVYYAVKANPAIEIIELLRDKGSNFDIASIYELDKVLSAGVTPDRMSYGNTIKKARDVRYFYEKGVRLFATDSEADLRNIAKAAPGSKIYVRILTEGSTSADWPLSRKFGCQTDMAMDLLILAKQLGLVPYGISFHVGSQQRDIDVWDAAIAKVKVIFERLKEEDGIVLQMINMGGGFPANYITRTNSLETYAEEIIRFLKDDFGDELPEIILEPGRSLIANAGILVSEVVLVARKSRTAVERWVYTDVGKFSGLIETMDEAIKFPVWTEKKGEMEEVVIAGPTCDSADIMYEHYKYGLPLNLASGDRLYWFSTGAYTTSYSAVEFNGFPPLKSFYL is encoded by the coding sequence ATGTCGATCAAGGTCGAAGATTACTACCCACGCGAAACCTTCAACCGCATGAAGAACTTCGCAGACCAGCATGAAACCCCGTTCGTGGTGATCGACACCGCGATCATCAAGCAGGCCTATGACGACCTGCGCGCCGGTTTCGAATTCGCCAAGGTGTACTACGCCGTCAAGGCCAACCCGGCGATCGAGATCATCGAGTTGCTGCGCGACAAAGGCTCGAACTTCGACATCGCCTCGATCTACGAGCTGGACAAGGTGCTGTCGGCTGGCGTCACCCCGGATCGCATGAGCTACGGCAACACCATCAAGAAAGCCCGTGACGTTCGCTACTTCTACGAGAAGGGCGTGCGCCTGTTCGCCACCGACTCGGAAGCCGACCTGCGCAACATCGCCAAGGCCGCACCGGGCTCGAAGATCTACGTACGTATCCTCACCGAAGGCTCGACTTCTGCCGATTGGCCGCTGTCGCGCAAGTTCGGCTGCCAGACCGACATGGCCATGGACCTGCTGATCCTCGCCAAGCAACTGGGCCTGGTGCCTTATGGCATTTCCTTCCACGTGGGCTCACAGCAGCGCGACATCGACGTGTGGGATGCCGCCATCGCCAAGGTCAAGGTGATCTTCGAGCGTTTGAAGGAAGAAGACGGCATCGTGCTGCAGATGATCAACATGGGTGGCGGCTTCCCGGCCAACTACATCACCCGTACCAACAGCCTGGAAACCTACGCTGAAGAAATCATCCGCTTCCTCAAGGACGATTTCGGCGACGAGCTGCCGGAAATCATCCTCGAGCCAGGCCGCTCGCTGATCGCCAACGCCGGCATCCTGGTCAGCGAAGTGGTGTTGGTCGCGCGCAAGTCGCGTACCGCCGTCGAGCGTTGGGTGTACACCGATGTGGGCAAGTTCAGCGGCCTGATCGAAACCATGGACGAAGCCATCAAATTCCCGGTCTGGACCGAGAAGAAGGGCGAGATGGAAGAAGTGGTCATCGCCGGGCCGACCTGCGACAGCGCCGACATTATGTACGAGCACTACAAGTACGGCCTGCCGCTGAACCTGGCCAGTGGTGATCGCCTGTACTGGTTCTCCACCGGCGCCTACACCACCAGCTACAGCGCGGTTGAATTCAACGGCTTCCCGCCGC